One Actinomycetota bacterium genomic window carries:
- a CDS encoding metallophosphoesterase, whose translation MVTIAHISDPHVGSPFFVPNLMNRVIVELNELEPDAVILTGDLTNEGYRQEYKNCIAYLSRIRAPVHIVPGNHDARNVGYVHFEELIGERYWVRDVRGVRVVGADSSEPDLNEGQIGRERYEWIRENFAAPADLKVFALHHHLLPVPGTGRERSTVMDAGDLLEVLITSGVNVVLSGHKHVPYVWRLETIYVANAGTVSSLRLRGHTKPCYNVLEFEGDEVKISRRYPFGGQTVLAHFSLSTGHQYYREIEKLIQEPVEARSGGPRK comes from the coding sequence GTGGTCACCATCGCCCACATCTCCGATCCGCACGTGGGATCGCCCTTCTTCGTCCCGAACCTGATGAACCGCGTCATCGTCGAGCTCAACGAGCTCGAGCCCGACGCCGTGATCCTGACCGGCGACCTCACCAACGAGGGCTACCGCCAGGAGTACAAGAACTGCATCGCCTACCTCTCCCGGATCCGGGCCCCGGTCCACATCGTCCCCGGCAACCACGACGCCCGGAACGTGGGCTATGTCCACTTCGAGGAGCTGATCGGGGAGCGGTACTGGGTGCGCGACGTGCGGGGGGTCCGGGTGGTGGGGGCGGATTCCTCGGAGCCGGACCTGAACGAGGGCCAGATCGGCCGCGAGCGCTACGAGTGGATCCGGGAGAACTTCGCCGCCCCGGCCGACCTCAAGGTCTTCGCGCTGCACCATCACCTGCTCCCCGTCCCGGGGACGGGGCGGGAGCGCAGCACGGTGATGGATGCGGGCGACCTGCTGGAGGTCCTGATCACCTCCGGGGTGAACGTGGTGCTTTCCGGCCACAAACATGTCCCGTACGTGTGGCGGCTGGAGACCATCTACGTCGCGAACGCGGGCACGGTGTCCTCGCTGCGCCTTCGCGGCCACACCAAGCCCTGCTACAACGTCCTGGAGTTCGAGGGAGACGAGGTCAAGATCTCCCGGAGGTACCCGTTCGGGGGGCAGACGGTGCTGGCGCACTTCTCCCTGTCGACCGGGCACCAGTACTACCGCGAGATCGAGAAGCTCATCCAGGAGCCGGTCGAGGCGCGCAGCGGCGGTCCGCGGAAGTAG
- a CDS encoding glycoside hydrolase family 15 protein: protein MGDDDSLPRSTAVPPPDELWRADLPVRRSPFPPIAEYGFLADGEATALVAPSGSVEWLCLPRPDSPSVFGAMLDRAAGFFRLGPADQMVPNSRRYLPGTMVLETSWGTRGGWIIVRDVLVMGPWHDEEERSHTHRRAPTDYDADHVLLRMIRCVNGEVQITLDCEPAFDYGRTPGSWEYEGDGYHRAVCRADGVDVELRLTTDLRLGFEGPRAISRTLVKEGDVRFCALSWTEHPSPTSYGDAYKRLVWTAHHWQHWLDRGDFPDHPWRTHLQRSALTLKGLTYTPTGALLAAATTSLPEAPGGERNWDYRYSWIRDATFALWGLYTLGFDWEANDFFYFVADAAEGEENLQIMYGVGGERELEERELDHLSGYEGARPVRVGNAAYKQRQHDVWGAFLDSVYLHAKSRDHLPERVWPLLVKQVENAIANWDKPDQGIWEVRGDPKHFTSSKLMCWVACDRGARLARLHDEFDLAEQWQKVANEIHADICEHGLDERGVFVQHYDTNALDASLLLMPLLRFLPPEDPRIRETVLAIAEELTEDGLVLRYRTEETDDGLSGREGTFTICSFWMVSALIEIGQFVEARELCEKLLSYASPLGLYAEEIDPRTGRHLGNFPQAFTHLALINAVMHVIRAEEGEEGGFEPARTY, encoded by the coding sequence ATGGGCGACGACGACTCCCTTCCCCGGAGCACCGCCGTCCCGCCACCGGACGAGCTCTGGCGGGCCGACCTGCCTGTCCGCCGCAGCCCGTTCCCGCCGATCGCCGAGTACGGCTTCCTGGCCGACGGCGAGGCCACAGCGCTGGTGGCCCCGTCCGGGAGCGTGGAGTGGCTGTGCCTCCCCCGGCCCGACAGCCCCAGCGTGTTCGGGGCGATGCTGGACCGCGCGGCGGGGTTCTTCCGCCTGGGCCCGGCCGACCAGATGGTCCCCAACTCGCGCCGGTACCTCCCGGGGACGATGGTGCTGGAGACGAGCTGGGGGACGCGGGGCGGCTGGATCATCGTGCGCGACGTCCTGGTGATGGGACCGTGGCACGACGAGGAGGAGCGTTCCCACACCCATCGGCGTGCCCCCACGGACTACGACGCCGATCACGTGCTGCTGCGCATGATCCGGTGCGTGAACGGCGAGGTGCAGATCACGCTCGATTGCGAGCCCGCGTTCGACTACGGACGCACCCCCGGGTCGTGGGAGTACGAGGGGGACGGCTACCACCGGGCGGTGTGCCGAGCGGACGGCGTCGATGTCGAGCTCCGGCTCACCACCGACCTGCGGCTGGGGTTCGAGGGCCCCCGGGCCATCTCCCGAACCCTGGTCAAGGAGGGCGACGTCCGCTTCTGCGCGCTGTCCTGGACCGAGCACCCGTCGCCCACGTCGTACGGGGATGCCTACAAGCGGCTGGTGTGGACCGCCCACCACTGGCAGCACTGGCTGGACCGCGGGGATTTCCCGGACCATCCCTGGCGGACCCATCTCCAGCGGAGCGCGCTCACCCTGAAGGGCCTCACCTACACCCCCACCGGGGCGCTGCTCGCGGCGGCCACGACGTCGCTGCCGGAGGCCCCCGGCGGGGAGCGGAACTGGGACTACCGCTACAGCTGGATCCGCGACGCGACGTTCGCGCTGTGGGGGCTGTACACGCTCGGCTTCGACTGGGAGGCGAACGACTTCTTCTACTTCGTGGCGGACGCGGCAGAGGGCGAGGAGAACCTCCAGATCATGTACGGGGTCGGGGGGGAGCGGGAGCTGGAGGAGCGGGAGCTCGACCACCTGTCCGGGTACGAGGGGGCCCGCCCCGTCCGGGTGGGGAACGCCGCCTACAAGCAGCGACAGCACGACGTGTGGGGCGCGTTCCTGGACTCGGTGTACCTGCACGCGAAGTCACGGGACCACCTGCCGGAACGGGTGTGGCCGCTGCTCGTCAAGCAGGTCGAGAACGCCATCGCCAACTGGGACAAGCCCGACCAGGGGATCTGGGAGGTCCGGGGCGACCCCAAACACTTCACGTCCTCCAAGCTGATGTGCTGGGTGGCGTGCGACCGGGGGGCCCGGCTGGCCAGGCTCCACGACGAGTTCGACCTGGCGGAGCAGTGGCAGAAGGTGGCCAACGAGATCCACGCCGACATCTGCGAGCACGGCCTCGACGAGCGCGGCGTGTTCGTCCAGCACTACGACACGAACGCCCTCGACGCGTCGCTGCTGCTGATGCCGCTGCTGCGGTTCCTGCCTCCGGAGGACCCCCGCATCCGCGAGACGGTCCTGGCGATCGCCGAGGAGCTGACGGAGGACGGCCTGGTCCTCCGGTACCGGACCGAGGAGACCGACGACGGCCTGTCCGGGCGAGAGGGGACCTTCACCATCTGCTCGTTCTGGATGGTCTCCGCGCTGATCGAGATCGGCCAGTTCGTCGAGGCGCGCGAGCTGTGCGAGAAGCTGCT